A section of the Anabaena cylindrica PCC 7122 genome encodes:
- a CDS encoding pyridoxamine 5'-phosphate oxidase family protein yields MTNSKDSNQQIDQLRTLIKDIDHAMLTTVDDDGSLHSRPMSIFSDIDTDGILWFFTSTDSHKVFEIEHCQQVNVSFSSPDKQRYVSILGTAELVKDRNKLQEKWQPKLQTWFPQGLDEPNLALLKVNINKADYWDSPSSFRSQTISLLELSHR; encoded by the coding sequence ATGACAAACTCAAAAGACAGTAATCAACAAATTGATCAGTTACGTACACTGATTAAAGATATCGACCATGCAATGTTAACTACAGTTGATGATGATGGAAGTTTGCATAGTCGTCCCATGTCTATATTTAGTGATATTGACACTGATGGCATACTCTGGTTTTTTACCTCTACTGATTCTCATAAAGTATTTGAAATTGAACATTGTCAACAGGTGAATGTGAGTTTTTCTTCACCTGATAAACAGCGATACGTTTCCATTTTAGGTACAGCAGAACTGGTAAAAGATAGGAATAAGTTACAAGAAAAATGGCAACCAAAATTACAAACTTGGTTTCCCCAAGGACTAGATGAACCTAATCTTGCTTTGCTGAAAGTAAATATCAATAAAGCAGATTATTGGGATAGTCCATCTAGTTTTAGATCGCAAACAATTAGTTTGTTAGAACTCTCACACCGTTAA
- a CDS encoding HPF/RaiA family ribosome-associated protein, with protein sequence MKITPAITYRNLEKSDAIDTLIQEKIAKLEHICNYINNCQIVIEKIHERPRSGSPYRVRIDLTVPPGHELVAEKNPGEGIQYQPLDAVIRETFDAMRHQLAKLTQRQRANEQSYRSEEAQESIAFVTKLFRQDGYGFLKSLDGQEIYFHHNSVLHHDFDRLEIGTGVHFSLEQGEEGPQASSVKIVDKPGVRAGKSSKRLIEPPLDWQE encoded by the coding sequence ATGAAAATTACACCAGCAATTACCTATCGTAATCTAGAAAAATCAGATGCAATTGATACCTTAATTCAGGAAAAAATTGCCAAATTAGAGCATATTTGCAATTACATTAATAACTGTCAAATTGTTATTGAAAAAATACATGAACGACCTCGCAGTGGTTCTCCTTATCGCGTGCGAATTGATCTGACAGTTCCCCCTGGTCATGAATTAGTAGCAGAAAAGAATCCTGGAGAAGGTATTCAATATCAACCTCTAGATGCAGTAATTAGAGAAACCTTTGATGCCATGCGTCATCAGTTAGCTAAACTTACCCAGCGTCAACGCGCAAATGAACAATCTTATAGAAGCGAAGAAGCACAAGAAAGTATAGCTTTTGTGACTAAATTATTTAGACAAGATGGTTATGGCTTCCTCAAATCTTTAGATGGTCAGGAAATTTATTTCCACCACAATAGCGTTTTACATCATGACTTTGACCGTTTAGAAATTGGTACTGGTGTGCATTTTTCCCTAGAACAAGGTGAAGAAGGACCCCAAGCCAGCAGCGTAAAAATAGTTGATAAACCTGGTGTTCGTGCTGGTAAATCATCAAAAAGATTGATTGAACCGCCCTTAGATTGGCAAGAATAA